A single region of the Globicephala melas chromosome 12, mGloMel1.2, whole genome shotgun sequence genome encodes:
- the LOC138842909 gene encoding putative CENPB DNA-binding domain-containing protein 1: protein MSRSKRKCSSDVAGTAKKRQAITIERKVNITERVEQGEKMVDIACSYKVNLSTIGTILKNKDKDHGTCEVSCANDVDNNIEEAWKSDGGDGEISQVLDQDEDQHQHQDLLSLMLTQEKAKRLYEDLNKKHGEKSEGASFNAIRGWFHWFQARANLHNVKVSGEAVSADTVAAWEFRETL, encoded by the coding sequence atgtccagaagcaagcgtaaatgcagcagtgatgtagctggtactgctaagaagcgccaaGCAATAACAATTGAAAGAAAAGTGAATATAACTGAGAGAGTGGAGCAAGGTGAAAAGATGGTAGACATCGCTTGTTCTTATAAAGTGAATCTTTCAACCATTGGCACgattctaaagaacaaggacaaagatcatggaacatgtgaagtctCCTGTGCCAATGATGTAGACAATAATATTGAAGAAGcctggaaaagtgatggaggagatggagaaatttCTCAGGTTTTGGATCAGGATGAGGATCAGCATCAGCATCAAGACCTGCTCAGCTTAATGCTGactcaagagaaagctaaaaggcTTTATGAAGACTTAAATAAGAAACATGGCGAAAAATCAGAGGGCGCATCTTTTAATGCCATCCGTGGCTGGTTTCATTGGTTCCAGGCTAGAGCCAACCTTCACAACGTAAAAGTAAGTGGCGAGGCAGTGAGTGCAGATACAGTAGCTGCCTGGGAATTTCGTGAAacactttga